A genomic window from Bradyrhizobium lupini includes:
- a CDS encoding deoxyribodipyrimidine photo-lyase, with the protein MSDHPALHAAAKAAAKTGAPVICLYVLDDSAGRAPGAAARWWLAQSLRALGADIATRGGSLILRKGPAARVIAEVARESGARTVHWNGIAQAPHQVIERQLESALAKIGVDSQCFPGDLLVPPAVIRNKEGRGLRVFTPFWRRVLALGDPPKPLPAPKDLRPAPTVASDTLETWKLEPGKPDWAGGLRETWTPGEASARARLRDFLKHTAQGYVGDRDRPDREGTSHLSPHLRFGELSPRQVWHAARFAAAENPAIGPGVDKFLSELGWREFCRHLLHDHPNLASENLQANFDGFPWKPDAKALAAWQRGRTGYPIVDAGLRELWHTGVMHNRVRMVVASFLVKHLLIDWRAGESWFWDTLVDADAGSNPANWQWVAGCGADAAPYFRVFNPVLQGEKFDPDGAYVRRWVPELKDVPPELIHQPWQATPIELASAGVTLGKSYPHPIVDHAKGRERALTAYAKIRKG; encoded by the coding sequence CTGTCCGACCACCCCGCCCTCCACGCTGCCGCCAAGGCGGCTGCGAAGACCGGCGCGCCGGTGATCTGCCTCTATGTGCTGGACGATTCGGCCGGGCGAGCGCCGGGCGCCGCGGCGCGCTGGTGGCTGGCGCAGTCGCTGCGGGCGCTCGGCGCCGACATTGCCACGCGCGGCGGATCGCTGATCCTGCGCAAGGGGCCGGCAGCCAGGGTGATCGCGGAGGTGGCGCGTGAGAGCGGAGCCCGCACGGTCCACTGGAACGGGATCGCACAGGCGCCGCATCAGGTGATTGAGCGGCAGCTCGAATCCGCGCTGGCAAAGATCGGCGTGGACTCGCAATGTTTCCCCGGCGACCTGCTCGTTCCGCCCGCGGTAATCCGCAACAAGGAAGGCCGCGGCTTGCGCGTGTTCACGCCATTCTGGCGGCGCGTGCTGGCGCTCGGCGATCCGCCAAAGCCCCTGCCGGCGCCGAAGGACCTGCGTCCTGCGCCGACGGTCGCCAGTGACACGCTGGAGACCTGGAAGCTCGAGCCTGGCAAGCCAGATTGGGCCGGCGGCCTGCGCGAGACATGGACCCCGGGCGAAGCTTCCGCCCGCGCTCGCCTGCGCGACTTCCTCAAGCACACCGCACAAGGCTATGTCGGCGATCGCGACCGCCCGGACCGCGAGGGCACCTCACATCTGTCACCGCATTTGAGATTCGGCGAGCTCAGCCCGCGCCAGGTCTGGCACGCCGCGCGGTTCGCCGCGGCGGAAAATCCCGCGATCGGACCCGGCGTCGACAAGTTCCTGAGCGAGCTCGGCTGGCGTGAGTTCTGCCGGCACCTGCTGCACGACCATCCCAACCTTGCCTCCGAAAACCTGCAAGCGAATTTCGACGGCTTCCCATGGAAGCCCGACGCCAAGGCGCTCGCCGCCTGGCAGCGCGGCCGCACCGGCTATCCCATCGTCGACGCCGGCCTGCGCGAACTCTGGCACACTGGCGTGATGCACAACCGGGTCCGAATGGTGGTCGCCTCGTTCCTGGTCAAGCACCTCCTGATCGACTGGCGCGCCGGCGAAAGCTGGTTCTGGGACACGCTGGTCGATGCGGATGCCGGCAGCAATCCCGCCAACTGGCAGTGGGTCGCGGGCTGCGGCGCCGACGCGGCGCCCTATTTCCGCGTGTTCAATCCGGTGCTCCAGGGCGAGAAGTTCGACCCGGATGGAGCCTATGTGCGACGCTGGGTGCCCGAGTTGAAGGATGTGCCACCCGAGCTGATCCATCAGCCCTGGCAGGCGACACCGATCGAGCTTGCGAGCGCCGGCGTCACGCTCGGCAAGAGCTATCCGCATCCGATCGTCGATCATGCCAAGGGACGAGAGCGCGCGCTCACCGCCTACGCAAAGATCCGCAAAGGTTGA
- a CDS encoding DMT family transporter: MNHNQEALAARAAPILFVLLWSTGFIGTKYVVNNADPLTYLAIRMAFVVGLMAIIVAIARPKWPDRIGIAHSAVAGILVHGFYLGGTAIAIAHSIPAGLSALIPGLQPILTSTIANRWLGEKVTPVQWAGLVLGLGGVVLILHGRPMTGEAGLGWLASVVSLISITLGTLYQRRYCNHIDWRAGNLVQYVSVTIFFAIGAFLFEDRVVHWTREFMLALAWLAVALSIGSIGLLYWLIRHAAATSVASLFYLVPAVTALMAYLLFGEKLDALAIAGMVMCAAAVFVVNRRF, from the coding sequence ATGAACCACAATCAAGAAGCCCTGGCCGCCCGCGCCGCGCCGATCCTGTTCGTCCTGCTCTGGAGCACGGGCTTCATCGGCACCAAATACGTCGTCAACAATGCCGATCCCTTGACCTATCTCGCGATCCGCATGGCGTTCGTGGTCGGTCTGATGGCGATCATCGTCGCGATCGCGCGACCGAAATGGCCGGATCGTATCGGCATCGCGCACAGCGCAGTCGCGGGCATTCTCGTCCATGGCTTCTATCTCGGCGGCACCGCGATCGCGATCGCGCACTCGATTCCGGCCGGGCTCTCCGCGCTCATTCCGGGCCTTCAGCCGATCCTGACCTCGACCATCGCCAACCGCTGGCTCGGGGAGAAGGTGACGCCGGTGCAATGGGCGGGGCTCGTGCTTGGCCTCGGCGGCGTGGTGCTGATCCTGCACGGCCGTCCCATGACCGGCGAAGCCGGGCTCGGCTGGCTCGCCTCGGTGGTCTCGCTGATCAGCATCACGCTCGGCACGCTCTATCAGCGCCGCTACTGCAACCACATCGACTGGCGCGCCGGCAATCTCGTGCAGTACGTGTCCGTCACGATCTTCTTCGCGATCGGCGCGTTCCTGTTCGAGGACCGCGTGGTGCACTGGACGCGCGAGTTCATGCTCGCGCTGGCCTGGCTCGCCGTGGCGCTCTCGATCGGGTCGATCGGGCTGCTGTACTGGCTGATCCGCCACGCCGCCGCCACGTCTGTTGCAAGCCTGTTCTATCTGGTGCCCGCCGTGACGGCGCTGATGGCTTATCTGCTGTTCGGAGAAAAGCTCGATGCGCTGGCGATCGCGGGCATGGTGATGTGCGCGGCCGCGGTGTTCGTGGTCAACCGACGCTTCTAG
- a CDS encoding peroxiredoxin yields the protein MTLPIGTTAPDFEAETTEGKIKFHDWIGNSWALLFSHPKDFTPVCTTELGALAKLKPEFDKRGVKLMGLSVDPVDRHSKWSEDIKETQGAAPNYPMIGDTDYNVSKLYGMLPAAISGDPLTRTAADNQTVRNVFIIGPDKKIKLVLVYPMTTGRNFQEILRVIDSLQLTAKHRVATPADWSQGDDVIIAGSVSNDEAKTIYPQGWKEPKPYIRIVPQPK from the coding sequence ATGACACTTCCGATTGGCACCACCGCCCCCGACTTCGAAGCCGAGACCACCGAAGGGAAGATCAAGTTCCACGACTGGATCGGCAATAGCTGGGCGCTGCTGTTCTCGCACCCGAAGGACTTCACACCGGTTTGCACGACCGAGCTCGGCGCGCTGGCCAAGCTGAAGCCGGAATTCGACAAGCGCGGCGTCAAGCTGATGGGCCTCTCGGTTGATCCGGTCGACCGCCATTCCAAATGGTCGGAGGACATCAAGGAGACGCAAGGCGCGGCCCCGAACTATCCGATGATCGGCGACACCGATTACAACGTCTCCAAGCTCTACGGCATGCTGCCGGCCGCGATTTCGGGCGATCCCCTCACCCGCACGGCCGCCGACAACCAGACGGTCCGCAACGTCTTCATCATCGGGCCGGACAAGAAGATCAAGCTGGTGCTGGTCTATCCGATGACGACGGGTCGGAACTTCCAGGAGATCCTCCGCGTGATCGACTCGCTCCAGCTCACCGCCAAGCACCGCGTCGCGACCCCGGCCGACTGGTCGCAGGGTGACGACGTCATCATCGCGGGCTCGGTCTCCAACGACGAGGCCAAGACGATCTACCCGCAAGGCTGGAAGGAGCCGAAGCCCTACATCCGGATCGTGCCGCAGCCGAAATAA
- a CDS encoding response regulator transcription factor — protein sequence MSPDPKYSITPTPRERDLMTLIARGMQNKNIAYELKISENTVRAHIGNIMRKYRLQNRTQIAIIFALQAAPPSLRRNLANGGRNSTTAAPAKAVAQNTPVPTAPD from the coding sequence ATGAGTCCGGATCCGAAATATTCGATCACACCAACGCCACGCGAGCGGGACCTGATGACGCTGATCGCCCGCGGAATGCAGAACAAGAACATCGCGTACGAGCTCAAGATCTCGGAGAACACGGTGCGGGCGCATATCGGCAACATCATGCGCAAATACCGCCTTCAGAACCGGACCCAGATCGCGATCATCTTTGCCCTGCAGGCGGCGCCGCCATCGCTTCGCCGCAACCTGGCCAATGGCGGCCGCAATTCCACGACGGCCGCGCCGGCCAAGGCGGTCGCTCAGAATACGCCGGTGCCGACGGCACCGGATTGA
- a CDS encoding ABC transporter ATP-binding protein, with product MTALPPLISLQSVSRTYRADGVAVTAVRNVSFDIERGEIVAVMGPSGSGKSTLMNMIGLLDLPSEGALYLEGADVADLSEDHRSSLRARSIGFVFQSYNLLARHNAIENVALPLVYCGISRKERLARAEQSLEAVGMVHRAHHFPRQLSGGEQQRVAIARALIASPLIVLADEPTGALDSRTGAEILALFAALNRSGQTIVMITHDPGIATQCRRTIRLHDGELVADETLVPILPKRNAAP from the coding sequence ATGACGGCCCTCCCGCCCCTCATCAGCCTGCAGTCGGTCTCCAGGACCTATCGCGCCGACGGAGTAGCGGTGACTGCGGTGCGCAATGTCAGCTTCGACATCGAACGAGGCGAGATCGTCGCGGTGATGGGACCCTCGGGCTCCGGAAAATCGACGCTGATGAACATGATCGGGCTGCTCGACCTGCCGAGCGAGGGCGCGCTCTATCTCGAGGGAGCCGACGTCGCCGATCTCTCGGAAGACCACCGGTCGTCCCTGCGCGCCCGCAGCATCGGCTTCGTATTCCAGTCCTACAATCTGCTCGCTCGCCACAATGCGATTGAGAACGTCGCGCTGCCGCTGGTCTATTGCGGCATCAGCCGCAAGGAACGCCTGGCCCGCGCCGAGCAGAGCCTGGAGGCCGTCGGCATGGTGCACCGGGCCCACCACTTCCCGCGACAGCTCTCGGGCGGTGAGCAGCAGCGCGTCGCGATCGCGCGCGCCCTGATCGCCTCCCCGCTGATCGTGCTCGCCGACGAGCCGACCGGCGCGCTCGACAGCCGTACCGGCGCCGAGATACTGGCCCTGTTCGCCGCGCTGAACCGGTCCGGCCAGACCATCGTGATGATCACGCATGACCCCGGCATCGCGACCCAGTGCCGGCGCACGATCCGCCTGCACGACGGCGAGCTCGTCGCTGACGAAACGCTGGTCCCGATCCTGCCGAAACGGAACGCTGCGCCATGA
- a CDS encoding efflux RND transporter periplasmic adaptor subunit — MRFVPVIALLGTACGLAAVYAAGPAVITDAAGAAAQKAALAYASSQRLLRPVGLEARSFGSDAPVFRFASIQRGSIEQTITVTGALQPVKTIEVGSQLSGQLARVYVDFNDTVSKDQPLALIDPRSFAAKVDEARASLAVANSLVDVARAKLDRTRIDLQNARGSRDVLAAKLESAQAVKSSAQKTLQRKQALQSQNVVATTTVDDAQTEFTARLAQEREAEVLMSLNSYAVDGAQADVRRIEAELQQARMAVPEKAAVLAAAQADLDRTVIRSPIDGVVVGRFVNEGQTLAVGLESRTTFVVAHRLEDMEIHAQVDEADIGRIAPDQRAHFTVDAYPDRRFEAVVRQVRKAPQNQQHVVTYTVVLATSNLDGALLPGMTALVKIVIERQDDVLKVPLAALRFQPSGTRPDAAARSAVWARTASGSLRRIPVTVGAAGTEQVALRSGDLVEGSQVAVGQAIRPAGMEFLGIRFGS, encoded by the coding sequence ATGCGATTTGTGCCAGTTATTGCCTTGCTCGGAACTGCATGTGGCCTCGCCGCGGTCTACGCCGCGGGGCCGGCCGTCATCACCGACGCGGCCGGGGCCGCGGCGCAGAAGGCGGCCCTTGCCTACGCATCGAGCCAACGGCTGCTCAGACCCGTGGGGCTGGAAGCACGGAGCTTCGGATCGGACGCCCCCGTATTCCGCTTTGCCTCAATCCAGCGCGGCAGCATCGAGCAGACCATCACCGTCACCGGAGCCCTGCAGCCGGTCAAGACGATCGAGGTGGGTTCCCAGCTGTCCGGGCAGCTCGCCCGGGTCTATGTCGATTTCAACGACACGGTCAGCAAGGATCAGCCGCTCGCCCTGATCGATCCGCGCAGCTTTGCGGCCAAGGTCGACGAAGCCCGGGCCTCTCTGGCCGTTGCCAATTCTCTGGTCGACGTCGCACGGGCCAAGCTCGATCGCACCAGGATCGATCTGCAAAACGCAAGGGGTAGCCGGGACGTGCTCGCCGCCAAGCTCGAGAGTGCCCAGGCAGTCAAGAGCTCGGCGCAAAAGACCTTGCAGCGGAAGCAGGCACTCCAGTCGCAAAACGTGGTGGCCACGACGACGGTCGACGACGCGCAGACGGAGTTCACCGCGCGTCTGGCCCAGGAACGCGAGGCCGAGGTTCTGATGTCCCTCAACTCCTATGCAGTGGATGGGGCGCAGGCCGACGTCCGCCGGATCGAGGCGGAATTGCAGCAGGCACGCATGGCCGTGCCGGAAAAGGCGGCCGTTCTCGCTGCGGCCCAGGCCGATCTCGACCGCACCGTGATCCGCTCGCCGATCGATGGCGTCGTCGTCGGCAGGTTCGTCAACGAGGGCCAGACGCTCGCGGTCGGACTGGAATCGCGCACCACGTTCGTGGTCGCGCATCGACTGGAGGACATGGAAATCCACGCGCAGGTCGACGAAGCCGATATCGGACGCATCGCCCCCGACCAGCGCGCGCATTTCACGGTGGATGCCTACCCGGACCGTCGCTTCGAGGCGGTGGTGCGGCAGGTGCGCAAGGCACCGCAGAACCAGCAGCACGTCGTGACCTACACCGTCGTCCTGGCCACCTCCAATCTCGACGGCGCGTTGCTGCCCGGCATGACCGCCCTGGTAAAGATCGTGATCGAGCGGCAGGACGACGTGCTGAAAGTGCCGCTTGCTGCATTGCGCTTCCAGCCCTCGGGCACGCGGCCGGACGCCGCGGCGCGCAGCGCCGTGTGGGCGCGCACCGCCAGCGGCTCACTCCGGCGTATTCCGGTGACCGTCGGCGCGGCCGGCACCGAACAGGTCGCACTCAGGAGCGGAGACCTCGTCGAGGGCAGCCAGGTCGCCGTGGGTCAGGCCATCCGGCCGGCCGGCATGGAATTTCTCGGCATAAGGTTCGGATCATGA
- a CDS encoding ABC transporter permease has translation MAGARTEIENLLRQRHRIPAGQEDDFKVQDPAAAMEAQQGAIRTVALLLVAIASVSLLVGGISIMNVMIVSVTERTREIGIRRALGGRMRDIRLQFLCEALVLCLLGGAIGVGAGVTLSMTVARMAGWITSIDGQAIGLALAFSIATGLIFGFYPAHKASKLSPIEALKTE, from the coding sequence ATGGCGGGGGCGCGAACGGAGATCGAAAACCTGCTGCGGCAGCGCCACCGCATTCCCGCTGGCCAGGAGGACGACTTCAAGGTCCAGGATCCGGCCGCCGCCATGGAAGCGCAGCAGGGAGCGATCCGCACCGTCGCGCTCCTGCTCGTCGCCATCGCCTCGGTCTCGCTGCTCGTTGGCGGCATCAGCATCATGAACGTCATGATCGTTTCGGTCACCGAGCGCACGCGCGAGATCGGAATCCGCCGCGCGCTTGGCGGGCGGATGCGGGACATCCGTCTTCAGTTTCTCTGCGAGGCCCTCGTGCTCTGCCTGCTCGGCGGCGCGATCGGCGTCGGTGCCGGCGTCACGCTCTCGATGACGGTCGCTCGCATGGCAGGATGGATCACCTCGATCGACGGTCAGGCGATCGGCCTTGCCCTCGCTTTCTCGATCGCGACCGGCCTGATCTTCGGCTTTTATCCCGCCCACAAGGCATCCAAGCTCAGCCCGATCGAGGCACTCAAGACGGAGTGA